CTTTTTTCAGCTGCATCAAAAGTATAGGTATGGCGCGACGCGCCGATCTCCTATGCCTTCGAACTTTCGGCAGACGCACCCCGCCAGACAAACTCAACGGCATAATCCTCTCCGAGTGCAGCGGTGAACATTCGCGTGATGTTGTCTTCGGCGTTTGTCTTTGCCTCCTCCATCAGCTCGCCGTCAGCGGAAACATATTCCTCGCTCTTTGTCACACAATCGCGTTGAAGCGCGTCGACGTCGGCAACGTCGATTGGGTTAAGTGCGTTGTTTCTCTCCTCGAGAACCCCGGTCACATCCATGTCCGGGGTGTTGGAAGACACATAGGGCTCAGAGAGCGTTACGGTGATTGTTTTTCCGTCCTGCGCGTACTCGGCATCGTTGAGATCAACTGCAACTTTGATAGTGCCTGAGTAGCGGTACCAAAACGCGTTGTCTGTGAACGGAATGTCAATCAGATCAAACAGGCGAACCTGGTCGCTCGCCCTCTCAACGAACGTGTAGTCATTCGACGCACAAACCAGTTCGTTCTGCTCGACGATACGCCCAAACACAACACTGACGTTATCAACCACTGGCTCATCTTTGGGATTCCAGTTTAGGAGGAACAGAGTCCCAGCAGCGCCCAGCGCTACTCCAGCTGCCGCCGCAACAAGCCCAACTTTAACGAGACGCATCCTGGCCTTGGGAAACTTGAACGCCATAGGACCCTCCGCTCTTGTCGACCCTTCTGAATGCTCTCTATAGAGAGCATTCTCCGAATATAGCGCCCATATGCTTGCAGAATGGACAACGCACAGGAGAAGCGGGCTCTCGGGGCCCGAATCGTCGCCGAGCGGACTCGCCGTGGCATCACGCAGCGCCAGCTCGCGCTCATGACAGGCACGAGCCGCTCCTATCTCTGGAAAATCGAGATAGGAGCGGCCGATGTGGGCATCGACGTGCTCATTCGCATTGCCCACGCCCTTGATGTGCCCGTACGGAACCTGATTGAATTCTAGAAGACGCCCCTCTCAGCCCCCTCACTCATCAAGGCGCAACGTAGCATCAACGTCAAACTCTCCGCTGTAGAAGTCGCTGTTGACGTCGAACCACTCACCGTAGACGTCCGACTTCGAG
Above is a genomic segment from Olsenella timonensis containing:
- a CDS encoding DUF4230 domain-containing protein produces the protein MAFKFPKARMRLVKVGLVAAAAGVALGAAGTLFLLNWNPKDEPVVDNVSVVFGRIVEQNELVCASNDYTFVERASDQVRLFDLIDIPFTDNAFWYRYSGTIKVAVDLNDAEYAQDGKTITVTLSEPYVSSNTPDMDVTGVLEERNNALNPIDVADVDALQRDCVTKSEEYVSADGELMEEAKTNAEDNITRMFTAALGEDYAVEFVWRGASAESSKA
- a CDS encoding helix-turn-helix domain-containing protein, with the translated sequence MDNAQEKRALGARIVAERTRRGITQRQLALMTGTSRSYLWKIEIGAADVGIDVLIRIAHALDVPVRNLIEF